Part of the Bacteroidota bacterium genome is shown below.
GTTTTTTAATCATTTTAGGTAAATTTCTATAAAAAGAAAAATGTGATTTTACAATAGCCCAGGTATGTAGAGGAATACCTTCAAGTAAAAATTTAACTCCGGCAACAGCATCTAAAATTAATCTGGCTAAAATTAGAAATACTACACTTTTTTTAGGAGCATTTTTTAATACGGTGTATAATGAATTTCTGAAATTCAGGTATGATTTATGTGGGTTTGATTCTTTTAATGTAGCGCCTCCAACGTGATATACAATCGATTTAGGAGAGTACATTACTTTTTTACCCATATTATGAACCCTCCAGCACAAATCGATTTCTTCCATATGTGCGAAATAGTCCTCGTCGAAACCTCCCAATTCATTAAAAACATCTTTTTTAATGAAGAAACATGCCCCTGAAGCCCAAAAAATCTCTGATTCATTATCAAATTGCCCCAGATCTTCTTCTATTTTAGTGAATACTCTTCCCCTGCAGTAAGGATAGCCCAGTTTATCAATAAAACCTCCACCTGCTCCTGCAAATTCAAACTTGCTTTTATCTTTATAATCTAAGATTTTTGGTTGTATAACGGCAGTATTCTCATCTTTTTGAAATAGGTTTTCTATCGAATCCAGCCAATTCTCGCTTACTTCTATGTCGGAGTTAACCAAGGCTAAAACATCAGCATCAACATTTTGTAACGCTTCATTGTAACCTCTGGCATAACCGCCATTTGATTTGTTTTGAATTATCCTGACTTCCGGATATGTTTCCTTTAACC
Proteins encoded:
- a CDS encoding glycosyltransferase family 2 protein; protein product: MKIAVVILNWNGRNLLEKFLPSIVKYSHNAEVIVADNASDDDSVSWLKETYPEVRIIQNKSNGGYARGYNEALQNVDADVLALVNSDIEVSENWLDSIENLFQKDENTAVIQPKILDYKDKSKFEFAGAGGGFIDKLGYPYCRGRVFTKIEEDLGQFDNESEIFWASGACFFIKKDVFNELGGFDEDYFAHMEEIDLCWRVHNMGKKVMYSPKSIVYHVGGATLKESNPHKSYLNFRNSLYTVLKNAPKKSVVFLILARLILDAVAGVKFLLEGIPLHTWAIVKSHFSFYRNLPKMIKKRRDTNNSSNKYYIHKSVVFQFYILGRKYFTNLK